In Candidatus Cloacimonadota bacterium, the following proteins share a genomic window:
- the mraY gene encoding phospho-N-acetylmuramoyl-pentapeptide-transferase, with protein MLYHLFSPLVEQSIIFNVFRYVTFRAIAAFITALLFSLFIGPKMIRMLKKGKVVETINEHVPETHQSKNGTPTMGGLIILTALILAVILWNNLTNSYVLIMLLVAFWLGGIGFIDDYLKNMMNYKKGLIARYKLIGQISLSVIVVLAIYLGTSDRQAFTTISVPFFKDFLLPLGWLYFPFVVVMIVGTSNAVNITDGLDGLAGGTLAIAALALGVMAYIKGNVNHSEYLQLNFIREAGELTVFIAAIIGTILGFLWFNSKPAQVFMGDIGSLTLGGIMATLALLLKEEIFFAIVCGVFIMEALSTLIQRYYFKYTRIKTGTGKRVFLCAPLHHHFEKKGIPEEKIVVRFWIIAALFAAIGLATIKLR; from the coding sequence ATGTTGTATCATCTTTTTTCGCCCTTAGTAGAGCAATCTATAATTTTCAATGTCTTCCGTTATGTCACATTCAGGGCAATCGCTGCATTTATCACTGCTTTGCTTTTCTCTCTCTTTATTGGTCCCAAAATGATCAGAATGCTGAAAAAGGGCAAGGTTGTAGAGACGATAAATGAGCATGTTCCGGAGACGCATCAAAGTAAAAACGGTACACCGACAATGGGTGGTTTGATCATCCTTACAGCTTTGATTTTAGCTGTTATCTTGTGGAATAATCTGACTAACAGCTATGTACTCATAATGCTTCTGGTTGCTTTCTGGTTGGGTGGTATCGGCTTTATTGACGATTACCTGAAGAACATGATGAATTATAAGAAGGGATTAATAGCTCGTTATAAGCTGATCGGTCAGATCTCCCTCTCAGTAATTGTAGTGTTGGCAATTTATCTTGGAACTTCGGACAGACAAGCTTTCACGACTATTAGTGTGCCCTTTTTCAAAGATTTTTTGCTTCCTTTGGGTTGGTTGTATTTCCCCTTTGTAGTAGTGATGATCGTCGGAACTTCGAATGCTGTTAATATTACCGATGGATTAGATGGATTAGCGGGAGGTACTCTGGCGATAGCGGCTCTGGCTCTCGGTGTCATGGCATATATTAAGGGTAATGTTAATCACTCAGAATACCTGCAACTGAATTTTATTCGTGAAGCGGGAGAATTGACTGTTTTTATCGCAGCGATCATTGGTACTATTCTTGGTTTTCTGTGGTTTAATTCTAAACCTGCTCAAGTATTTATGGGAGATATTGGTTCTCTCACTCTGGGCGGCATCATGGCTACTTTAGCTCTCTTACTAAAGGAAGAAATCTTCTTCGCTATTGTTTGTGGTGTATTTATTATGGAAGCACTATCTACTTTAATCCAAAGGTACTATTTCAAATATACGCGAATTAAAACAGGTACAGGGAAACGAGTATTTCTTTGTGCCCCTTTGCATCATCACTTTGAAAAGAAAGGGATACCGGAAGAAAAAATCGTCGTTCGGTTTTGGATCATAGCTGCACTATTCGCAGCAATAGGTTTAGCAACCATTAAACTCAGGTAA